Below is a window of Halolamina sp. CBA1230 DNA.
TCCGATCACCGACGGCGCCTCGGCGATCCTGCTCGTCAGCGACGAGTATGCCGCTGAGCACGACCTCGACGCCGAGGTCGCGGTCGTCGGCACCGGGCAGGGGACCGACCGGATGGCCCTGCAGGATCGCGACCACCTCGCCCGCACGCCCGCGGCGGACGACGCGGCCGCGATGGCGTACGACGAGGCGGGCATCGCCGCCGCCGACGTGGACGTGGCGGAGGTCCACGACTGCTTCACGATCGCGGAGGTGCTCGCGATCGAGTCGCTCGGCCTGTACGAACCCGGAGAAGGGCTCGGCGCCGCACGACGCGGCGAGACGCGCGCGGACGGCGAGACGCCCGTGAACCTCTCCGGCGGGCTGAAGGCGAAAGGCCACCCCGTCGGCGCCACCGGCGGCTCACAGATCGCGGAGCTGACCAGACTGCTCCGGGGCGATCACCCCAACAGCGACGAAGTCACGGACGCCGAGGTGGGCGTGACACACAACGCCGGTGGGACGGTCGCCTCTGCAGTCGTGCACGTGCTGGAGGTGGCAGAATGAGCGACGCGGGCTTCGACGAGTGGATGCACGCGTTCGCCGCCGAGGACGGCTACTACCTCGCGTGCGAGAACGGGCACGGCCACCTGCCGCCGCGGCGGGTCTGCCCGGACTGCGGGTCGACCGAGTTCACCGAGGAGGCGTTGCCCGGGACGGGGACCGTCGAGACGATCACGACCGTCCACGTCGCGACGCCGGCGTTCGAGGCCGACGCGCCGTACGACACCGCGGTGGTGGATCTCGGCCCCGCGCGAGTGACGGGTATCGTCGTCGACGCGGAGCCTGGGGCAGTGGCGATCGACGACGAGGTCGAGGTGGATGTGGGTGCGAGCGAGACGACCGGGGACGACGTGCTGGTGTTGCGGCCGGTCTGAGTCGGGATCGGACGAACTGATTCTGTTCGTTTGGTTTTCTAGTGGTCGATTGTCGGTTCCTTTGGCCGACAACAGCGACCGCAACAGCATCTCGACGCATGACCACTTGTTCGGTGGCTGATTGTCGGTTCGTTTAGCCGGCAACAGCGACCGCAACAGCGTCTCGACGCATGACCACTTGTACCGCAACTGCACAGCACGGCGATGGTCTTCCCCACATCCTCCCCACGGGCTCGCCGACCGGTGGCGAGCCCTCGCGTCCACCGCCACAGTACCGTGGTGCTGTCGGCGCGAAACAGAAGCGCCCTCCGTGGCGCGACCAGCGCGAGGGATGAGCGACTGAGCATCGCGAAGGAGCGAATCGGCTGGGGAGGGAGCGAGGCGGGAAAACGCGACCAGATCGGGACCGAAGGTCCCGCTTGCAGCCGGCGGCGTAGCCGCCGGCGACAGCGGGAGCGGCAAACCGCCTCGAAGCAAGCGGCGAAGCCGCGAGCGGTGTGGGCTGTGCGGGGCGGTTGCGGTCGCAAGTGGTCAAGCCCCGAGATGCTGTTGCTGTCGCAGTAGCTCTCAGTTGTCCATTACCAATACCGACAGCGTACGCCACCTCGGAAAGCCACGAACGACGCGACTACTCCTCGTTGGCCGACTCGTCGCCCTCACCGGACTCCTCATCGGCGTCCGACTCGACTTCCACGTCCACCGATTCGGACTCCCCCTCACTCGGATCGTACTCCCGGACCACCGAGTGATCGTCCGGCAGCTCCCCCGAGAGCACGTAGTCGAGGAACGCGTCGGCGCGCTCGACGTGGGGAAGCAGCTTCGCGCGGTCGAACACGAGCAGTTCCGCGCCCGCGGCCCGCGCGAGCTCCTCGCCCTGTGAAACGGGCGTCATCTCGGTCTCGCGACCCCAGACGATCGTCGTCGGCACGTCGAGCTCCGCCAGCACCCCCCCGAGGTCCAGTTCGCTGTCGAGATCGCCCGCGAGGAACCCAGCAGGCGCGAAGCGGGCGTTCTCCTGGTGGGCGGTGCGCCACTCGTACTCCGCCCACTCCTCCTCGGGGCCGTCGGGGTCGGCGTAGCCGT
It encodes the following:
- a CDS encoding Zn-ribbon domain-containing OB-fold protein, yielding MSDAGFDEWMHAFAAEDGYYLACENGHGHLPPRRVCPDCGSTEFTEEALPGTGTVETITTVHVATPAFEADAPYDTAVVDLGPARVTGIVVDAEPGAVAIDDEVEVDVGASETTGDDVLVLRPV